CCCCGAGGCCGACCTGCAGGAGTACCCGGGCTACTCCGACTGCCTCAGCGGCCTGGAGAACAAGGCCGTGGACGCGCTGACCACGGACAACTCGATCCTGGCCGGTTACGCCGCGCAGGAGAAGAACAAGGGCAAGTTCAAGCTCGTCGGCCTGAGCATGAGCAACGAGAACTACGGCATCGGTCTGAAGAAGGGCGACAAGGACCTTCAGACCAAGATCAACGCCGCGCTCAAGAAGATGGTCGCGGACGGCGCCTGGGAGGCGGCCGTGAAGAAGAACCTCGGCCCGGCCAACTACAAGAACGAGCCTGCCCCGCAGATCACCGAAGGCAGCTGATTCATCGGTGAGGAGCGTCGCCGCCCGCCTGTCACGGGCGGCGGCGCACCTCGCCGGCCATCCTGGGGAGAGCGCAGGGCATCGTGTTCGATTTTCTTGAGTCCGGGCAGTACGACGTGCTCGGAGCCTTTTGGGTGACGGTTCAGCTCACCCTCTACTCGGCGGCGGGATCCCTGATCTGGGGCACCGTCCTGGCCGGGATGCGGGTCAGCCCCGTCCCGCTGATGCGGGGCTTCGGCACCGCATACGTCAACGTGGTGCGCAACACGCCGCTGACCGTATTGATCCTCGCCTGCTCACTGGGCCTCAGCCAGACCCTCGGCGTCAACCTGGGCGGCGACACGTTCAAGGAGACCGGTTTCCGGCTCGCGGTCCTGGGTCTCACGGCCTACACCGGCACCTTCGTCTGCGAGGCGCTGCGCTCGGGCATCAACACGGTGCCCGTCGGCCAGGCCGAAGCGGCCCGCGCCCTGGGCCTGAGCTTCTTCCAGGTGCTCACCCTGATCGTGCTCCCCCAGGCCTTCCGGGCGGTCATCGCGCCGCTCACCAACGTACTGATCGCCCTCACCAAGAACACCACGGTGGCGGCGACCATCGGCGTGGCCGAAGCGGCCCTGCTGATGAAGGAAATGATCGAGAACGAGCCGCAGGCACTCTTCGCGGTCTTCGCGGTCTTCGCCCTCGGCTTCCTGGTACTGACCCTGCCCACCGGCCTGCTGCTGGGCTGGGTGGCCAAGCGAGTGGCGGTGAAGCGATGACCTCCGTGCTGTACGACGCCCCGGGCCCCAAGGCCAAGGCGCGCAACTGGATCTACAGCGGGATCTTCATCGTCCTACTCGGGCTCGCCCTGTGGTGGGCGCTGTCCCTGATGGCCGAGAAGGGCCAGCTCGACGCGGACAAGTGGTCCCCCTTCGTCACCGACAGCCAGGTCTGGACGACGTTCCTGATCCCCGGACTGCTGGAGACCCTCAAAGCCGGTGCGATCGCCATGGTGATCGCCCTCCCGCTGGGTGCCCTGCTGGGCATCGGACGGCTGTCCGACCACGCCTGGGTACGGGGGCCGGTCGGCGCGGTCGTGGAGTTCTTCCGTGCCATCCCGGTGCTGATGCTGATGCTCTTCAGCTTCGCCCTGTACTCGCGGTACACCGCCCTCCCCTCCGACGTCCGGCCGCTGTACGCCTGCGTCACGGGCCTGGTCCTGTACAACGCGTCGGTCATCGCCGAGATCGTCCGGGCCGGCGTGCTGTCCTTGCCCCGCGGCCAGACCGACGCGGCCAAGGCGATCGGCATGCGCAAGGGCCAGTCCATGGTCCACGTGCTGATCCCGCAGGCCGTCACCGCGATGCTGCCGGCGCTCGTCAGCCAGCTCGTGGTGATCCTCAAGGACACGGCGCTCGCCGGCGCCCTGCTCGGGCTCGCCGAACTGCTCTCGATGGCCCGTCAGATCTCCGCGAACTACGCCAACACCATCGCGACCCTCTTCGTCATCGCGCTGATCTACATCGTGGTGAACTTCGCCCTCACCTCCCTCGCCTCCTGGCTGGAGAGCCGGCAGCGGAAGTCGAAGAAGAGCACCGGCGCAGTGGTCGCCGGTGACGTGGCCGAGGTCGACGCGGGCGGCGCCGCCGGTGTCGGCGAGGCTCCCTGACACTCGGTCAGTACACTGGCGTGACACCTGTGGTGCGGCGGGACTCATCCGCCGCACCACACGGCGTTGTCCCGACCTGTGTCACTTGACGCAGGCACCTCCAGTGGGTTGCATACGTTCTGTGATCACATACCGGACACCGGGAGCCACATCATGGACCCGGTGATCGTCGTCGGCGCGGGGCCCGTCGGGCTGTCCCTGGCCCTTGCCCTGGCCGGCCAGGGCGTGCCCTCCGTCGTGCTCGACGAGGGGCCCGGCAAGGAGGAGATCCGCCCGGCCCGGACCGTCGTCCTGCACTCCGACACTGCGGCCATGGCCCACCGGCTGGGCTGTACGACGCTGCGCGACGAGGGCGCGTACTTCGCCGCCTGGCGCACCATGCGGCGTGGTCGTGACACGCACCGCTCCACCTTCGAGGAGCACCCCGCTCCCCTGCACCTGCCGCAGCACGCCCTGACGCGCGGACTGCGCGATGCCGCCGCCGCGCACCCGCTCGTCCAGCTCGTCACCGACAGCAAGCTCGACTCCCTGGAACAGGACGACCGCGGGGTCACCGCGCACACCCGGGGTGCCGAGACCACGTGGTGGCGCGGGAGTTACCTGGTCGGCTGCGACGGCGCCCGCTCCACCGTCCGCAAGCTGCTCGGCATCCGCTTCCCCGGCCGTACCGCCGTGGAACGGCACGCCGTGGCCGCGCTGCGCACCGAACTGCCCTGGCCCGGCGAGGCCTTGCTGCACCGCAATCCGCCCTCCGGTCCCGCCGAGGTCACCTCCCGGCCGCTGCCCGACGGGGTGTGGCGGCTCGACTGGCTGCTCCCGTCCCGCGGCGAGCTCGTCACCCCCGACGCGCTGGTGACGCTGGTCCGGGACACCCTCGCGGCGTGGTGCGGGGGCACGACTCCCCCGTACGACCTCCTCGACACGGGCGTCCACACCCTGCACCACCGCCTCGCCCGGCGCTGGCGCGACGGCCGCGCCTTCCTCGCCGGGGATGCCGCGCACCTGCTGGGCGCACTGGGCACCCAGGGCGTCGAGGAGGGGCTGCGGGACGCCGAGAACCTGGCGTGGAAGCTGTCCCTGGCCTGGCACCAGGGGGCCTCCGAGGCGCTGCTCGACAGCTACGAGGGCGAGCGGCGGACCGCGGTCGCGACCCGGCTGCGCGCCGCCGACCAGGCGATGCCCACCCTGCGCGCCGGGGGCGCGCTGCGCACCTACCTGCCCGGAGCCGCGCGTTCCGCCGAAACCCTGCTCACCGACGGGCACCTGGGGCGGGGGCCGTTGGGCGCGGAGCCGACGTACGCCCCGCCGATGGCCGTACGGGAGGTCCCGACGGCCACCGAGCCGGGCGGCGCCGTGGCGAACGTCCCGGTGACCGCGCCCGACGGGTCGACGGTGCCGCTGCGCGACCTGCTCGGGCAGGGCCGGCTGTTGGTGGTCCTGGTCGCCCCGGGCACCGGGGTCTGGGACCGCCGCCACTGGCTGGGGGCCGGGCTGATGCCCCGGCTCGCGGCGGCGGTGAGCGCCCTGCCGGTCCGCACCGACCTGCTGGTCGCGGACGGTTACCCGGGGGCGCCGGCGCACACCGTGCTCCTCGTACGACCGGACGGGCACCTGGCCGCGACCTTCGCGGGGGTCCGCCCGGCGGAGCTGTACGAGGCGGCGGACACCGTACGGGCGGGCGCGCCCGCGGCGCGGATCGCGGCGACGCCTTCCACCACACCGACCGTGGTGATCGATTGACCGTTTCCGGGCCTCCGTGGTTCACTCGCGGAATGACCGGCAACGACGTACGCCTGTGGCGGAGGGTCCATATGGACCTGCTCCGCTACGCGGGCTGCGTGTGTCGCCCTTCCTGCTGATTCGCCTTTTTCCCTGCGTGCCCCGTGCCGTCCACCGGCCCGCGCGCACCTCCGCGAACCCAGGAACGGTCACCTTCCATGTCTGCACCCGCGTACTCCCCTGCCGTCGCCGGCCCGACCGGCACCGGCGCCGGCACCGGTCCCTCGGCCGCCGAACTCCTCGCATTCGCCCTGCGCACCGCGGCCGACCCCGAGGTCGTCGCCTCGCTCCCCCTCGACCCCGAGGGCCGTACCTGGATCCGCCTCGACGGGCCGGGCGGCAGCGAGGCCTGGCTGATCGGGTGGCCGCCGGGCACCGGCACCGGCTGGCACGACCACGCCGAATCCCGGGGCGCGTTCGCCACCGCCCGGGGGCGGCTCACCGAGCACTCCCTGTCCGTACGGCTGCCCTCGGAGGGCTGGCAGTCCCTTCACCTCGCATCCGGCGTGGACCGCAGCCGCCGGCTGGGCGCAGGCGCCGGGCGGGCCTTCGGGGAGCACCACGTGCACGAGGTCCTCAACGAGTCCGGGACCGAGCACGCGATCTCCGTACACGCGTACTACCCGCCGCTCCCGCTGATCCGCCGCTACAGCCGCAGCGGGCCGGTCCTGCACCTGGAGCACGTCGAGCGCCCGGCGGACTGGCAGTGAGCGCCCCGGTCGGCATCGACGAACTGCTGGAGCGGATCCGCGCCGGCTACACGCGGATCGACCCTCAAGAGGCGTACGCGGCCTCCCTCACCGGGGCCCTGCTGGTGGACATCCGCTACCAGGCCCTGCGCGAGCGCGACGGGCTGATCCCGGGCGCGCTGGTGGTGGAGCGGAACGAACTGGAATGGCGCCTGGACCCCCGGGGCAGCCATCGTGCGGCCGAGGCCACGAGCCACGACCTCCACGTCATCGTGGTCTGCAACGAGGGCTACGCGTCCAGCCTCGCGGCGGCCTCCCTCCACGCCCTCGGCCTCCACCGGGCCACGGACCTCACCGGCGGCTTCCAGGCCTGGCGCTCCGCAGGCTTGCCGGTGGCCCCATCCTGACGCACCCTCGCATGCGCGGAGCCGGTCCCCTACCCGCCCTTCCACCGTTCCTCGTGCTCCGCCCGGACCCGCGCCTCAAACGCCGGCGGGGCTGGAGTTGCCGCTGCGCGGCAACCCAGCCCAGTCGACGGACGGCATCGGCCAAATCCAGCCTCGCCGGCGTTTGAGGCGCGGGGTCTGGGGCGGAGCCCCAGGAGCCTCGGGCGCAGCCGGCCTACGCCTTGGCGGTCGCCACGTCCACCGGCCGCACCCGCAGCGCCACCCTCCCCGGGAGGGACGTGGCCGCCAGGGCCAGCAGCCCGGCCACCCCCACCACCCCCGCGTAGGCGACGGGCAGCACCGCCGGCGCCGCCGCCCCCGTCATGCCCACGCTGAAAGCGGTGAGCACGGCCAGCGCGATCCCCGACCCCAGCACCACCCCGATCAGGACCACCGCGAGCGCCTCCGCCCGCAGCATCCCCCGGACCTGCCGCCGCTTCGCCCCCGCGAGCCTCAGCATCGCGAACTCCCGCACCCGCTCAGCCGTGGACATCGCAAGGGTGTTGACCACCGCGATCGCGGTGAAGGCCAGCACGAGCCCCATGGCCAGGAGGTTGATCTCCGCCCCGGCGTCCTGCCGTTCGGCCCGCACCCGGTCGGCGTCGGCCGCGGACAGCACCGCCACCCCCGGGAACCCCTTCACGGCCGCGGCCAGCTGCTCACGCCCGACCGCCCCCGCGTCCGCCCCCGGCTCCGTCGCCACCAGCACGCTGCCGGCAAGGGGGTTGTCCATGTGCCCGGCCACCAGCCCGTGCGGCAACGTCAGGTCCCCGAAGCCGAGCCCCCGCGCGTACACGGCGGTGACCTTCAGCGTGACCGCGGTCCCGTCGCCCAGGGTCAGCTTGAGCGGGCTGCCCGGCTTCAGCCCCAGCTGCTCCGCCGCGAGTTCGCTCACCGCCGCGTCGCCGTCCCCGAAGCCGGCCAGGGTGCCGCCGGTGACCCTGGGGTCCCAGGTCCGGGTCAGCCCGGCCGGGGTCACGCCCTGCGCGGCGTACTTCGTGAGCCCCACCCGCACGGACGTGTGCACGATCTCGGTGGCCGCCGCGACCCCCGGCGTACGGCGGATCCGCTCGGCGGCCTCCGGCGTGACCCCCGGCCCCTGCGCGGCCAGCACCCACTCGGCCCGGACCCCTTCGCGGGCCTGCGTCCGGGCCGCGTCCCCGAGGGTCGGGGTGATGAAGAGCACGGTGCAGGTCATGCCGACCAGCAGCGCGAGCGGGGTGACGGCCGAGGCCATCCGGGTGGCGTTGCCGCGCAGGTTCGCGGTGGCCAGGTGGCCGCCGGCACCGGCCAGCCTCAGCGGTCCGGCGAGCAGCGCGGCGGCTCCTCGTACCAGGAGCGGGCCGAGCAGCGAGACCGCCCCTGCCAGGACCACCACGGCCAGGAAGGTCACCGGTGTCGAGGCCGGCTCGGTGCGCAGCGAGCCCAGTACGACGACCAGCACCGCGCCGCCGGCCAGCAGGAGCAGGCCGAAGGCGGTCCGCATCCAGCGCGGCCGCCCCCGCTCGACGGCGGCTTCGGCGAGCGCCTCGGCGGGACGGATCCGGGCGATGCGCCGCCCGGTGATCCGCGCGGCGGCCCAGGCCCCGAGCAGGCTCGCTGCGACGGCGGCGAACATCGGGAAGATGCCGGCGGTGCGCTCCAGACTTGCCGGGACCACCCCGCTGTCGACGAACCGGCCGTGCAGCCAGCCGGCGAGCGGCAGTCCGGCGACGGCCCCGGCCACCCCGGCGGCCAGGCCCACGAGCAGGGCCTCCCTCCCGATCAGCTGCCGCAGCTGGCGGGGCGTGGCGGCGATGGCCCGCAGCAGGGCGAGCTCGCGGTAGCGCTGCTGGACGGAGAGGGCGAAGGTGCCGA
This genomic window from Streptomyces sp. NBC_01351 contains:
- a CDS encoding putative leader peptide, translated to MTGNDVRLWRRVHMDLLRYAGCVCRPSC
- a CDS encoding ABC transporter permease — protein: MMLRYALQTVRDRKAGFLGAFVALLCAAALVTACGTLLETGLRGKIGTERYAATPVLVSADQNVHATTVKEKKGKTKTKHKAKPVAERAWLPATTVDTVRAVPGVERAVPELTFQAVPLLKGQGAATPSYGHAWTSAALTPFTIAEGRAPQTGGEVVVDRALAERAGLKAGSQLTVQATGEPKTYQVSGVAQGARGDLARQSSLFFSDAEAQRLAAREGQVSAIGVLPAPGVNAGELAGRVEQALRGTGAQVSTGDERGPVEFLDAAGARIKLVSMGGAMGGTSLLVAILVVVGTFALSVQQRYRELALLRAIAATPRQLRQLIGREALLVGLAAGVAGAVAGLPLAGWLHGRFVDSGVVPASLERTAGIFPMFAAVAASLLGAWAAARITGRRIARIRPAEALAEAAVERGRPRWMRTAFGLLLLAGGAVLVVVLGSLRTEPASTPVTFLAVVVLAGAVSLLGPLLVRGAAALLAGPLRLAGAGGHLATANLRGNATRMASAVTPLALLVGMTCTVLFITPTLGDAARTQAREGVRAEWVLAAQGPGVTPEAAERIRRTPGVAAATEIVHTSVRVGLTKYAAQGVTPAGLTRTWDPRVTGGTLAGFGDGDAAVSELAAEQLGLKPGSPLKLTLGDGTAVTLKVTAVYARGLGFGDLTLPHGLVAGHMDNPLAGSVLVATEPGADAGAVGREQLAAAVKGFPGVAVLSAADADRVRAERQDAGAEINLLAMGLVLAFTAIAVVNTLAMSTAERVREFAMLRLAGAKRRQVRGMLRAEALAVVLIGVVLGSGIALAVLTAFSVGMTGAAAPAVLPVAYAGVVGVAGLLALAATSLPGRVALRVRPVDVATAKA
- a CDS encoding cysteine dioxygenase, translated to MSAPAYSPAVAGPTGTGAGTGPSAAELLAFALRTAADPEVVASLPLDPEGRTWIRLDGPGGSEAWLIGWPPGTGTGWHDHAESRGAFATARGRLTEHSLSVRLPSEGWQSLHLASGVDRSRRLGAGAGRAFGEHHVHEVLNESGTEHAISVHAYYPPLPLIRRYSRSGPVLHLEHVERPADWQ
- a CDS encoding rhodanese-like domain-containing protein, whose translation is MSAPVGIDELLERIRAGYTRIDPQEAYAASLTGALLVDIRYQALRERDGLIPGALVVERNELEWRLDPRGSHRAAEATSHDLHVIVVCNEGYASSLAAASLHALGLHRATDLTGGFQAWRSAGLPVAPS
- a CDS encoding amino acid ABC transporter permease, with the translated sequence MFDFLESGQYDVLGAFWVTVQLTLYSAAGSLIWGTVLAGMRVSPVPLMRGFGTAYVNVVRNTPLTVLILACSLGLSQTLGVNLGGDTFKETGFRLAVLGLTAYTGTFVCEALRSGINTVPVGQAEAARALGLSFFQVLTLIVLPQAFRAVIAPLTNVLIALTKNTTVAATIGVAEAALLMKEMIENEPQALFAVFAVFALGFLVLTLPTGLLLGWVAKRVAVKR
- a CDS encoding FAD-dependent monooxygenase, whose product is MDPVIVVGAGPVGLSLALALAGQGVPSVVLDEGPGKEEIRPARTVVLHSDTAAMAHRLGCTTLRDEGAYFAAWRTMRRGRDTHRSTFEEHPAPLHLPQHALTRGLRDAAAAHPLVQLVTDSKLDSLEQDDRGVTAHTRGAETTWWRGSYLVGCDGARSTVRKLLGIRFPGRTAVERHAVAALRTELPWPGEALLHRNPPSGPAEVTSRPLPDGVWRLDWLLPSRGELVTPDALVTLVRDTLAAWCGGTTPPYDLLDTGVHTLHHRLARRWRDGRAFLAGDAAHLLGALGTQGVEEGLRDAENLAWKLSLAWHQGASEALLDSYEGERRTAVATRLRAADQAMPTLRAGGALRTYLPGAARSAETLLTDGHLGRGPLGAEPTYAPPMAVREVPTATEPGGAVANVPVTAPDGSTVPLRDLLGQGRLLVVLVAPGTGVWDRRHWLGAGLMPRLAAAVSALPVRTDLLVADGYPGAPAHTVLLVRPDGHLAATFAGVRPAELYEAADTVRAGAPAARIAATPSTTPTVVID
- a CDS encoding amino acid ABC transporter permease, which gives rise to MTSVLYDAPGPKAKARNWIYSGIFIVLLGLALWWALSLMAEKGQLDADKWSPFVTDSQVWTTFLIPGLLETLKAGAIAMVIALPLGALLGIGRLSDHAWVRGPVGAVVEFFRAIPVLMLMLFSFALYSRYTALPSDVRPLYACVTGLVLYNASVIAEIVRAGVLSLPRGQTDAAKAIGMRKGQSMVHVLIPQAVTAMLPALVSQLVVILKDTALAGALLGLAELLSMARQISANYANTIATLFVIALIYIVVNFALTSLASWLESRQRKSKKSTGAVVAGDVAEVDAGGAAGVGEAP